In Candidatus Baltobacteraceae bacterium, one DNA window encodes the following:
- a CDS encoding aminodeoxychorismate/anthranilate synthase component II produces the protein MSDLLFVDNYDSFTYNVVHLLVSQGATVDVMLNDDARLQPALLANYSALVVGPGPGNPGQVPATLAMLRAAAATRKPVLGVCLGLQAVGEIFGGRIGHAPQLMHGKTSPIHHDGTGLFGGVPTPFTATRYHSLCIEPASLPAELIVTAHSDDGVIQAVAHRTLPIVAVQFHPESILSEHGDRIARNFLRSYREIRV, from the coding sequence ATGAGCGATCTCTTGTTCGTCGATAACTACGATTCGTTTACGTACAACGTGGTGCATCTGCTCGTCTCGCAAGGGGCGACGGTCGACGTGATGCTCAACGACGACGCGCGCCTGCAGCCCGCGCTGCTTGCCAACTACTCGGCGCTAGTCGTCGGGCCGGGGCCTGGGAACCCCGGTCAGGTTCCGGCGACGCTTGCTATGCTGCGCGCGGCGGCTGCGACGCGCAAACCGGTACTCGGCGTCTGTCTTGGCTTGCAGGCGGTCGGTGAGATCTTCGGCGGCCGCATCGGACACGCGCCGCAGCTCATGCACGGGAAGACGTCGCCGATCCACCACGACGGCACCGGACTCTTCGGGGGCGTTCCGACGCCCTTTACCGCAACGCGCTATCACTCGCTGTGCATCGAGCCCGCATCGCTCCCCGCTGAACTCATCGTGACCGCGCACAGCGACGACGGCGTCATTCAAGCGGTCGCGCACCGCACGCTGCCGATCGTCGCCGTGCAATTCCACCCGGAATCGATCCTCAGCGAGCACGGCGACCGCATCGCCCGCAATTTCCTACGCTCTTACCGTGAGATCCGCGTGTAA
- a CDS encoding chorismate-binding protein: MVITRTIASDVFTPIAAYMALATPGASCLLESVETGGRISRYSFVGVEYRQTRSFEGGPELLNEVRAFVNAHRAIGESAPLGGALVAFAYDAARPFARLPERAASAPAMPAAYVAIPATWLIFDHFTDRLTIWTSGDDAAALERRIDGYVRSLLETAPRLPASVRGVEPVAQSIARDDYLALVARVKTCVYDGDVYQLQLGIRFGARFDGTALDLYRSLRSINPSPYMFYVETPFGEVLGASPEFLVRLEGRKARIRPLAGTRSRGSDEREDAAIASELLANEKERAEHVMLVDLGRNDLGAVCEYGSVRPTELLQIERYSHVMHIVSDLTGTLRAECDGLDLFAAGFPAGTVTGTPKVRAMQLIDELEPVARGFYAGSIGRWSDGGDFDSCITLRSVHVRDGVAYWQASAGIVADSDPAAEYDEILHKTRIVRAVLGLDGDAGGCAR, translated from the coding sequence ATGGTTATTACGCGGACGATCGCGTCCGACGTGTTCACCCCCATCGCCGCCTATATGGCGCTTGCGACGCCGGGTGCGTCGTGCTTGCTCGAGAGCGTCGAGACCGGCGGACGCATCTCGCGGTACTCGTTCGTCGGCGTCGAGTACCGGCAGACGCGCTCGTTCGAGGGCGGTCCCGAATTGTTGAACGAGGTTCGCGCGTTCGTGAACGCGCATCGGGCGATCGGCGAAAGCGCTCCGCTCGGCGGCGCGCTCGTTGCGTTTGCCTACGACGCCGCACGTCCGTTCGCGCGATTGCCCGAGCGAGCCGCGAGCGCGCCGGCAATGCCGGCGGCCTACGTGGCGATTCCGGCGACCTGGCTGATCTTCGATCACTTTACCGATCGCCTCACCATCTGGACGAGCGGCGACGACGCCGCCGCGTTGGAACGGCGCATCGACGGATACGTGCGGTCGCTGCTGGAAACGGCGCCGCGTCTCCCGGCATCCGTACGCGGCGTCGAGCCGGTCGCGCAATCGATCGCACGCGACGACTACCTCGCGCTCGTCGCTCGGGTTAAAACGTGCGTTTACGACGGCGACGTTTATCAGTTGCAGCTCGGCATCCGCTTCGGAGCACGCTTTGACGGCACGGCGCTCGATTTGTATCGCTCGCTGCGCTCGATCAATCCGTCGCCGTATATGTTTTACGTGGAGACGCCGTTCGGCGAAGTTCTGGGGGCTTCGCCCGAGTTTCTCGTGCGGCTGGAAGGACGCAAGGCGCGCATCCGCCCGCTCGCCGGAACCCGTTCGCGTGGATCCGACGAGCGTGAAGATGCGGCTATCGCCTCCGAGCTGCTGGCGAACGAAAAGGAGCGAGCGGAGCACGTCATGCTGGTCGATCTGGGCCGCAACGACTTGGGCGCGGTCTGCGAGTACGGGAGCGTCCGCCCGACCGAACTGCTGCAGATCGAGCGGTACAGCCACGTCATGCATATCGTTTCGGACCTTACCGGCACGCTGCGCGCGGAGTGCGACGGGCTCGATCTCTTCGCCGCCGGGTTTCCGGCGGGAACCGTGACCGGCACGCCCAAAGTTCGAGCGATGCAATTGATCGACGAGCTCGAGCCGGTTGCGCGCGGGTTTTATGCCGGCAGCATCGGCCGCTGGTCCGACGGCGGCGACTTCGATTCGTGCATCACCTTGCGCAGCGTGCACGTGCGCGACGGCGTCGCCTACTGGCAAGCCTCGGCCGGGATCGTCGCCGACAGCGATCCGGCGGCCGAGTACGACGAGATCCTGCACAAGACGCGCATCGTTCGCGCCGTGCTCGGTCTCGATGGCGACGCGGGCGGGTGCGCGCGATGA
- the fliJ gene encoding flagellar export protein FliJ: protein MKKFTFALKPVLDQRERIEDERAQALAARQRELTLAQDELARLNAEFRRHTTTLREDHREFTSEQLRLHYAHLDFLDRAITAQERVVATRRAEFERARELLVDASKDRKAIEKLQTRKYEQFVALESRLEQRDADDANERRYSRAQQAPGGLS from the coding sequence ATGAAGAAGTTCACCTTCGCGCTAAAACCCGTGCTCGATCAGCGCGAGCGCATCGAAGACGAACGCGCGCAAGCACTGGCGGCTCGGCAGCGCGAATTGACGCTCGCGCAGGACGAACTGGCGCGGCTCAATGCGGAGTTTCGCCGCCATACCACGACCTTGCGCGAAGATCATCGCGAGTTTACGAGCGAGCAGCTGCGCCTGCACTACGCCCACCTGGATTTTCTCGATCGCGCGATTACGGCCCAAGAGCGCGTCGTAGCAACGCGCCGCGCCGAGTTCGAGCGCGCGCGCGAACTGCTCGTGGACGCAAGCAAGGATCGCAAGGCGATCGAAAAACTGCAAACGCGCAAATACGAACAATTCGTGGCGCTCGAAAGCCGGCTCGAACAACGCGACGCCGACGACGCCAACGAACGCCGCTATAGCCGCGCCCAGCAAGCGCCCGGAGGTCTCTCGTGA